A region from the Metopolophium dirhodum isolate CAU chromosome 9, ASM1992520v1, whole genome shotgun sequence genome encodes:
- the LOC132953009 gene encoding uncharacterized protein LOC132953009 — translation MISDSKHEAYTNDEQLITKVGVNNVDIIREWLSKQPHLPKISDKQLVIFLNCCRCKLETTKKMIDAYYTMRTHNPEMFSNRMISELEKTFNIFYFHKMPLLPDGSRAGFSRLRDFNSNVFNTLDTIRLVFAMYDVCIDEDPVAEEWKFVMDMTGFSMGHLTKLTNLTLMKKCMAYVQMALPMRLTAVHLINAPPLANQLMMFLKPLMHKDLYSMISVHPASDMDSVYKSIPKEYFASDMGGKAPSFEAKKEESLKRFESYQIFFDNDEKFNRIDESKRIDKNNRFNSTYYGLEGSFKKLELD, via the exons ATGATTTCCGATTCAAAACATGAAGCTTATACGAATGACGAACAACTAATTACAAAAGTCGGTGTTAACAATGTCGATATCATCAGAGAGTGGTTATCAAAGCAACCCCATTTACCAAAAATATCAG ACAAGCAATTggtgatatttttaaactgctgtCGATGTAAACTGGAAACTACGAAAAAAATGATAGacgcatattatactatgagaACTCACAATCCTGAAATGTTTAGCAACAGGATGATCTCCGAACTTGAGAAAACTTTCAATATATT ttattttcataaaatgccGTTGCTACCGGACGGCTCTCGAGCGGGATTTTCGCGTCTACGAGACTTCAACTCTAACGTATTCAACACGTTAGACACAATACGACTTGTGTTTGCAATGTATGACGTATGCATCGACGAGGATCCGGTGGCGGAAGAATGGAAATTCGTGATGGACATGACCGGATTCTCAATGGGCCATTTGACTAAACTCACCAATTTGACTCTGATGAAAAAATGCATGGCCTACGtgcaa atgGCTCTGCCAATGCGTTTAACAGCCGTCCACTTGATAAACGCTCCACCATTGGCTAACCAATTGATGATGTTTTTAAAGCCATTAATGCACAAAGACTTATATTCGATG ATTTCAGTACACCCAGCGAGTGATATGGACAGTGTTTACAAATCTATACCAAAAGAATACTTTGCCAGCGATATGGGTGGAAAAGCTCCTTCATTTGAAGCCAAAAAAG aagaaTCACTGAAACGTTTTGAGTCGTACcagattttttttgataatgacGAGAAATTTAACCGTATAGACGAGAGCAAGCGGATTGATAAGAATAATCGATTTAATTCGACATACTATGGACTTGAAGGATCGTTTAAAAAACTAGAATTGGATTaa
- the LOC132953008 gene encoding cell division cycle protein 20 homolog, giving the protein MSQFSYVNDLKSAVRMDEPITSGPAPRWMKKSVESTSSSANTSRKTNELLPIKKTPSKTPNKSKSPASRSASNTPAKPKTPGGDRFIPSRMSTNFDISHFKMNQENENLDLSPTQSDYRKAMSENLHGCDINNVRVLSYQNKAPAPPDGYQNALKVVYSQSKTPMNVRGATRYIPHAPDRILDAPEIVDDYYLNLIDWSFSNILAVALGTSVYLWNADTGAIDQLLDLEGADYVTSLSWVPNGNLLGVGTALGPVQLWDASQTKRLRIMNSHSSRVGAMSWNSHILTTGCRNGQLVHNDVRQREHIVGTIQSHTQEVCGLKWSTDGRYLASGGNDNLLNVYSGLPGQATYQSEPIYSFSQHQAAVKALDWCPWQTNVLASGGGTADRTIRFWNCNNGQCINSVNANSQVCAILWSKTYRELVSAHGFANNQLTIWKYPSLTKVAELTGHTNRILNLAMSPDGSTVLSAGADETLRMWKCFLPDPNKKKEHEKRSSRPTMLGPGLR; this is encoded by the exons ATGTCTCAATTTAGCTatgtaaatgatttaaaaagtgCAGTTAGAATGGATGAGCCAATTACCAGCGGTCCAGCTCCACGGTGGATGAAGAAAAGCGTGGAATCGACCTCAag TTCTGCAAATACGTCGAGAAAAACTAATGAACTACTGCCTATCAAGAAGACACCATCAAAAACACCTAATAAATCAAAATCACCAG CTTCAAGATCAGCATCAAACACTCCAGCTAAACCTAAAACACCTGGTGGTGACAGATTCATTCCTTCCAGAATGTCTACAAATTTTGACATAAGTCATTTTAAG aTGAACCAAGAAAATGAAAACCTTGACTTAAGTCCGACTCAATCAGACTACAGAAAAGCTATGTCCGAGAATCTTCACGGATGTGACATTAATAATGTCCGTGTTCTTTCCTATCAGAACAAAGCACCAGCTCCTCCAgat ggTTATCAAAACGCCTTAAAAGTGGTTTACAGCCAATCCAAGACTCCCATGAATGTACGGGGAGCTACTCGTTATATACCACACGCACCGGATCGTATTTTGGATGCTCCTGAAATTGTTGATGACTATT ACCTAAATTTAATTGACTGGAGCTTTTCCAACATATTGGCCGTAGCTTTGGGCACAAGTGTATATCTTTGGAATGCTGACACTGGGGCCATTGACCAACTGTTAGATTTAGAAGGTGCTGACTATGTCACATCTCTGAGCTGGGTACCCAATGGAAACCTATTAGGTGTTGGAACTGCTTTAGGACCTGTACAA TTATGGGACGCATCTCAGACAAAGCGGCTGCGTATAATGAACAGTCACAGTTCAAGAGTGGGTGCTATGTCATGGAACAGTCATATACTAACTACAGGTTGCAGAAATGGACAACTTGTTCACAACGATGTCAGACAGAGAGAACACATTGTTGGTACAATTCAATCCCACACTCAAGAA GTTTGTGGTCTTAAATGGTCAACTGACGGTCGTTATTTAGCCAGTGGAGGCAATGACAACCTGCTAAATGTGTACAGTGGATTACCAGGCCAAGCTACTTACCAATCTGAACCAATATACAGTTTCAG CCAACATCAAGCTGCCGTTAAAGCATTAGACTGGTGTCCATGGCAAACCAACGTGCTAGCCAGTGGTGGCGGTACAGCGGATCGAACCATCAGGTTTTGGAATTGCAATAATGGCCAGTGTATCAATTCAGTCAATGCCAACTCGCAGGTGTGTGCTATTCTGTGGTCAAAAACATACAGAGAATTGGTTTCGGCGCATGGTTTTGCAAACAACCAACTCACAATTTGGAAGTACCCTTCACTGACAAAG GTTGCTGAACTCACTGGACACACAAATCGTATTTTGAATTTGGCCATGTCACCAGATGGTTCAACGGTACTCTCAGCTGGAGCAGATGAGACCCTGCGAATGTGGAAGTGCTTTTTGCCAGATCCAAATAAGAAGAAAGAACATGAGAAGCGCTCTTCTAGACCTACTATGTTGGGACCAGGCCTAagataa
- the LOC132953007 gene encoding blastoderm-specific protein 25D, with amino-acid sequence MEEPYEKELYNIFKSFDSDENDELDHKGVNALCETLQLDFSQRKQLWSFLDQNSNVSFEQFRDALVYLANNGSKDETYSRDISPVREISPKYVFGEKKYGRRTKPREDSFILNQSDIIQDLNNSIPLSPRKLEYIHINSELKSDEETQNKDILSQCDDKHDLLKERLIMDKHNLSLACEHMGITSSGLISKTQLFDVIQHFDCNEKLFEKINDKYSNDRIPIKEVLELISSLDYRSVSPNSETSTSGVSSTSYYHREDNLPNTMMVSINTIIELWESCGIPESVNLLQELGIDTSLDSVYIPDLVTTVSNQLHKVRNNFVDSSLTEYDSINTPFVLLKAISSLNEYQVKWLKMIIEQMNCERDKLKYDVDTANNRAVMLAQEVDENHMRLEKSSANKIAALEHKHHEERKTLIDQWGSEKDQLLNQNILLNDKLQQVQNYENELQSELLNNKKQLSLLESENSALNEQLAELKQKNVSLEVQVQEIPQLKLKELELESNNEQIIDLVQKIDGLKNENKCLRDQNDELVIELEATKMIENVGNDRSFDSNVRNFLAEKNSPNCFGKVKEFTTDFSIEEGGSDCTNTFETYTIESDFDTWNKVENSQKSYHKSPQTSLMLVNNIKTTLSSQSQIESCHLDELIDYLEHMKQRQKSDHSQLVEQKESPESMHESPDSLMTSSPLNKYPTRRSLNKQFENSTETEFMDSTLIEVTNGSVEKLKQMYNQSKSENQELRDKCEKIEKYWESRYNQLCEVADKALDEAKRLKDEGTELERGIDALRNEYFECEEYWSLKLEEERKLNELEKKVSEEKLNNLEVKIKEYSDMLEETTDNKLPSIDENAELEEQINCIQQEFSSYCVQIEKEMEKLKIENERFKSQIVTPAEKVDREVANCQFKEECEKCLENLKKNGELKNKQFDLKKNREKLGMECRSLLQRRSALKNEILQLQEYLNVLSNTHKEFFMQKEINQANQVSIDARRCKELEQRLHDEQARHQKLTNAIWNEHQSKIDMVHKLLRSSQDKLEEQIKMRNEQNKQLMSADMIVKELFIENAKLMSMIHSLQTQIDRSSNYNSM; translated from the exons ATGGAAGAACCGTATGAAAAAGAATTGTATAACATATTCAAAAGTTTTGATAGTGATGAAAATGATGAATTGGATCATAAGGGGGTGAACGCTCTTTGTGAAACATTACAGTTGGATTTTAGCCAACGTAAACAATTATGGTCATTCTTGGATCAGAACTCTAATGTTTCATTTGAACAATTCCGTGATGCTCTTGTTTATTTGGCCAATAATGGCTCAAAAGATGAAACTTATTCTAGAGACATCTCTCCAG TTAGAGAAATATCACCTAAGTATGTTtttggtgaaaaaaaatatggacgCCGAACAAAGCCTCGAGaagatagttttatattaaaccAATCAGATATAATTCAAGATTTAAACAACAGCATACCATTATCTCCTCGAAAACTAGAATATATTCAT ATAAATTCAGAGTTGAAATCGGATGAGGAAACACAGAATAAAGACATATTATCACAATGTGATGACAAACATG ATTTGTTAAAAGAACGATTAATAATGGACAAACATAATTTAAGTTTGGCCTGTGAACACATGGGCATTACTTCTAGTGGACTTATATCAAAAACTCAACTATTTGATGTAATCCAACATTTTGATtgcaatgaaaaattatttgagaaGATAAACGATAAATATTCTAATGACAGAATACCAATTAAGGAAGTTCTTGAATTAATCAGTAGTCTAGATTACCGGTCTGTCTCGCCAAATTCTGAAACTTCAACCTCAGGAGTCTCTTCTACATCATATTATCACAGAGAAGATAATTTACCAAACACAAT gatggtgagtataaacactattattGAGTTATGGGAAAGCTGTGGTATACCAGAGTCTGTTAACTTGTTACAAGAACTAGGAATTGATACATCCCTGGATTCTGTTTATATACCTGATCTGGTAACAACTGTCAGCAATCAACTCCATAAAGTTCgaaataattttgttgattCTTCATTAACAGAATATGATTCGATTAATACACCATTTGTATTGCTAAAAGCTATAAGTTCGTTGAATGAATATCAAGTTAAATGGCTCAA aaTGATTATTGAGCAAATGAATTGCGAAAGGGATAAATTAAAGTATGATGTTGATACTGCCAACAATAGAGCAGTAATGCTTGCGCAAGAAGTTGATGAAAATCATATGCGATTAGAAAAATCTTCAGCAAACAAAATTGC tgcTCTGGAACATAAACATCACGAAGAACGAAAAACACTCATTGATCAATGGGGTTCAGAAAAAGATCAATTActtaaccaaaatattttgctcaatgataaattacaacaagtacaaaattatgaaaacgaaTTACAATCTGAActtttaaacaacaaaaaa cAACTGAGTTTATTAGAAAGTGAAAATAGTGCATTAAATGAACAATTAgctgaattaaaacaaaaaaatgtttcattagaAGTTCAAGTTCAAGAAATTCCACAATTAAAACTTAAG GAACTAGAACTGGAATCTAATAATGAACAAATTATTGATCTCGTGCAAAAAATTGATggtttgaaaaatgaaaataaatgccTTAGAGACCAAAACGATGAACTTGTTATAGAGCTTGAAGCTACTAAAAT gataGAAAATGTGGGTAATGATAGGTCATTTGATAGTAATGTCAGGAATTTCTTGGCGGAAAAAAATAGTCCTAACTGCTTTGGCAAAGTGAAAGAATTTACTACTGATTTTTCTATTGAGGAAGGCGGTAGTGATTGTACAAATACATTTGAAACATATACAATTGAGTCTGACTTTGATACATGGAATAAA GttgaaaattcacaaaaatcATACCACAAATCCCCTCAGACATCATTAAtgcttgtaaataatataaaaaccactTTATCTTCTCAATCACAAATTGAATCATGTCATTTAGAcgaattaattgattatttggAACATATGAAACAAAGACAAAAATCGGATCATTCACAACTGGTTGAACAAAAAGAGTCACCAGAATCTATGCATGAATCTCCAGATAGTCTTATGACTTCTTcacctttaaataaatatccaaCTAGGAGGTCATTGAATAAGcaatttgaaaattcaacaGAAACGGAATTTATGGATTCTACTTTAATAGAAGTGACAAATGGCAgtgttgaaaaattgaaacaaatGTACAATCAGTCTAAATCAGAAAATCAGGAGCTGCGTGACAAGTGTGAAAAGATTGAAAAATACTGGGAATCTAGGTACAATCAATTATGTGAAGTAGCAGACAAAGCACTGGACGAGGCTAAACGGTTGAAAGATGAAGGTACTGAATTAGAACGTGGTATAGATGCACTGCGCAATGAATACTTTGAGTGTGAAGAATATTGGTCACTAAAATTAGAAGAAGAGCGTAAACTAAACGAATTg GAGAAAAAAGTTAGTgaagaaaaattgaataatcTAGAAGTCAAGATTAAAGAGTACAGTGATATGTTGGAAGAAACCACTGATAATAAATTACCTTCAATCGATGAAAATGCCGAACTTGAAGaacaa ATAAATTGCATTCAACAAGAATTTTCCAGTTACTGTGTACAAATCGAAAAAGAAATGGAAAAGCTTAAAATTGAGAATGAAAGATTTAAATCTCAAATTGTAACTCCAGCTGAAAAAGTTGACCGCGAAGTAGCTAACTGTCAATTCAAAGAAGAATGTGAGAAATGCctcgaaaatttaaaa aaaaatggTGAATTGAAAAACAAGCAGTtcgacttaaaaaaaaatcgtgaaaaattAGGAATGGAATGTCGAAGTCTATTGCAACGTAGGAGCGcacttaaaaatgaaattttgcAATTACAAGAATATCTTAATGTTCTTTCA AATACCCATAAAGAGTTCTTTATGCAAAAGGAAATTAATCAAGCCAATCAGGTGTCTATAGATGCCAGGAGGTGCAAAGAACTAGAACAAAGGCTCCATGATGAACAAGCCCGACACCAAAAGTTGACCAACG CTATATGGAATGAGCATCAGTCAAAAATTGATATGGTACACAAGTTATTGCGATCATCGCAAGATAAACTCGAAGAACAAATTAAAATGAGAAATGAACAA AACAAACAACTCATGAGCGCTGATATGATTGTCAAAGAACTTTTCATCGAAAATGCCAAACTCATGTCAATGATCCACAGCCTCCAAACACAAATTGACCGTTCATCAAATTATAATTCGATGTAA
- the LOC132953010 gene encoding ribosome biogenesis protein NSA2 homolog, translated as MPQNEYMERHRKLYGRRMDYEQRMRKKEAREPHLRSDKAKRLRGLKAKLYNKERRNEKIQMKKKIKEHEEKLQKKKEEKPKEGALPVYLLDRDVQSSAKVLSNMIKQKRKEKAGKWDVPIPKVRAQSDNEVFKVFRTGKSKRKGWKRMVTKVCYVGEGFTRKPPKFERFIRPMALRFNKAHVTHPELKATFCLPIIGVKKNPNSPMYTNLGVITKGTVIEVNISELGLVTQTGKVVWGKYAQVTNNPENDGCINAVLLV; from the coding sequence atGCCACAAAATGAGTATATGGAACGGCACCGTAAATTATACGGTCGCCGTATGGATTATGAACAACGTATGCGTAAGAAGGAAGCTCGTGAGCCTCATTTACGTTCTGATAAGGCGAAACGTCTTCGTGGTCTTAAAGCTAAGCTTTACAACAAGGAGCGCCGTAATGAAAAGATTCAAATGAAGAAAAAGATCAAGGAACATGAAGAAAAATTACAGAAAAAGAAGGAAGAGAAACCCAAGGAAGGTGCATTGCCTGTTTATTTACTTGACAGAGATGTTCAATCAAGTGCCAAAGTACTCTCCAACATGATCAAACAGAAACGTAAAGAAAAGGCAGGTAAATGGGATGTACCTATACCCAAGGTGCGTGCTCAATCAGACAATGAAGTATTTAAGGTCTTCAGAACAGGCAAATCTAAGAGGAAAGGATGGAAGAGAATGGTGACAAAAGTATGTTACGTCGGTGAAGGATTTACTCGTAAACCTCCCAAGTTCGAAAGGTTTATTAGGCCAATGGCTCTGCGTTTCAATAAGGCTCATGTAACTCACCCCGAACTGAAGGCCACATTCTGTCTACCAATTATTGGTGTAAAAAAGAATCCTAATTCTccaatgtatacaaatttaggTGTTATAACTAAAGGTACTGTAATAGAAGTAAACATTAGCGAGCTAGGTCTAGTAACACAAACTGGTAAAGTAGTATGGGGAAAATATGCTCAGGTTACTAATAATCCAGAAAATGATGGTTGTATTAACGCTGTACTTTTGGTTTAA